A window of the Hevea brasiliensis isolate MT/VB/25A 57/8 chromosome 6, ASM3005281v1, whole genome shotgun sequence genome harbors these coding sequences:
- the LOC110641160 gene encoding clathrin interactor EPSIN 2 isoform X3, with translation MKKVFDQTVRDIKREVNKKVLKVPGIEQKILDATSNEPWGPHGTLLADIAHATRNYHEYQMIMAVIWKRINDTGKNWRHVYKALTVLEYLVANGSERVIDEIREHAYQISTLADFQYIDSSGRDQGSNVRKKSQSLVVLVNDKERIIEVRQKAAANRDKFRNMSAGGMYRPSSYSSTGGYGDKYDDDRYEGRYGSRDEDRNGYGNGREREYNYRDDDRYGRYGDSYGRDGDRYGRDYEERYSRDGYREDDYHGRSQRIDDYGSRSRSSDRDRGFDDDVQSSSRGSGARADDQSQDGSIARRLERKFSEQNIAPPSYEEAVSESRSPAQGERNGETSTASAPGVSSPAAPRASSPPAPRAASPSASNNQSQTTTVLSAPVTPVGQAFEVADEFDPRGPGSDLLGSLSDSFTANPLAIMPVTSATTTSEADAPANFSGSTFAATQPASNVMNQSFEDPFGDSPFKAIPSADDAISAQQQTSTSVVAFQPTMNQNAEMPPAVPLDAVNNFDFGDTLSGLTYSAPNVQPTSTNSQFIPQELSTSQQETDILADILPPSSPSPAVAAHTGFSDVAGQPVEPNASIYGYYNSQAGSVAPVAPNMGAQPSQFNSGNFLPHGGSTAPFPSNVAQQTPAGPGSQFNNGNLLPQQSSLATVVSPTSHHLASGPAPQFSNGNFLPQQGSATPIAHHTTSGPTLQLNNANFLPQQGSVAPAVSQAAYHATGPTPQFNNGNLFPQQGSAAPVGLQVAHQNAIGPTPQFNNENILPQGSTAPVASQVGYQASTGSAAQPVTDVLGNFFSKGSNTSVASQPALPSSTGSLAIVPQPSKDKFETKSTVWADTLNRGLVNLNISGPKINPLSDIGIDFDAINRKEKRMEKPTTAAVTSTVTMGKAMGSGSGIGRAGASALRASPNPTMSPGMGMGAGMNMGMGMGMGGGRGMGGYGGLNQPMGMGMGMNQPMGMGMNQPMGMGMGMGVNQPTGMGMGMGMGMGMGMGMGMGMGMGQGGYTQPPGSSMPGGYNAMMGTGGYTQQPYGGGYR, from the exons ATGAAGAAGGTCTTTGATCAAACTGTTAGGGACAT TAAAAGAGAAGTTAATAAGAAAGTGCTTAAAGTTCCTGGAATAGAACAGAAG ATTCTTGATGCAACTAGCAATGAGCCCTGGGGTCCTCATGGAACTCTCCTTGCAGATATTGCACATGCTACCAGAAATTA TCATGAATACCAGATGATCATGGCAGTAATCTGGAAACGGATAAATGATACCGGCAAGAACTGGCGGCATGTCTACAAG GCTTTGACTGTATTGGAATACCTTGTTGCTAACGGATCAGAGCGTGTCATAGATGAGATAAGGGAACATGCATACCAAATATCG ACATTGGCAGATTTCCAGTATATTGATTCTAGTGGAAGGGACCAGGGTAGCAATGTCAGAAAGAAATCTCAAAGTCTTGTGGTCTTGGTGAATGATAAAGAAAGAATAATTGAAGTTAGACAAAAGGCTGCTGCTAATCGGGACAA GTTCCGCAACATGTCAGCTGGTGGAATGTATAGACCCAGTTCATATTCAAGTACCGGAGGATATGGTGACAAATATGACGATGACCGTTATGAAGGCCGCTATGGAAGCAGGGATGAAGATCGTAATGGATATGGCAATGGGAGAGAACGAGAATACAACTATAGGGATGATGATAGATATGGTAGATATGGGGACTCGTATGGTCGTGACGGAGATCGTTATGGCAGAGATTATGAGGAACGCTACAGCAGAGATGGATACAGGGAAGATGATTACCACGGAAGAAGTCAAAGGATTGATGATTATGGCTCAAGAAGCAGGAGTTCTGATAGAGACCGTGGTTTTGACGATGATGTTCAATCCTCATCTCG TGGTAGTGGTGCTAGAGCTGATGATCAATCTCAGGATGGAAG CATTGCCAGGCGGCTTGAACGAAAATTTTCTGAACAGAATATTGCTCCTCCTAGTTATGAAGAAGCTGTAAGTGAATCCCGGAGCCCTGCACAAGGTGAAAG GAATGGAGAAACTTCAACTGCATCTGCTCCTGGAGTTTCTTCTCCAGCAGCACCTAGAGCTTCCTCTCCACCTGCACCCAGAGCTGCTTCTCCCTCTGCAAGCAATAATCAAAGTCAAACAACTACTGTTTTGAGTGCACCTGTAACTCCTGTTGGCCAGGCATTCGAGGTGGCTGATGAATTTGATCCACGTGGTCCTGGTTCAG ATTTACTCGGCTCTCTGTCAGATTCATTTACTGCAAATCCATTGGCCATCATGCCAGTGACCTCTGCAACTACAACCTCTGAAGCTGATGCCCCTGCAAACTTTTCAGGATCGACATTTGCTGCAACACAGCCAGCATCTAATGTTATGAATCAG TCATTCGAAGATCCATTTGGTGACTCTCCATTTAAGGCTATCCCTTCCGCCGATGATGCTATCTCAGCTCAACAGCAGACTTCTACCTCTGTAGTCGCTTTCCAGCCTACTATGAATCAAAATGCTGAAATGCCGCCAGCAGTGCCACTAGACGCAGTGAATAACTTTGACTTTGGAGACACATTATCTGGCCTGACTTATTCAGCACCCAATGTTCAACCAACCTCTACAAACTCACAGTTTATCCCTCAGGAACTTTCAACTTCACAGCAGGAAACTGATATTCTGGCAGATATCCTCCCACCATCCAGTCCTTCACCTGCAGTAGCAGCACACACAGGTTTCTCAGATGTGGCTGGTCAACCTGTAGAGCCAAATGCTAGTATTTATGGATACTACAATTCACAGGCAGGATCTGTGGCACCAGTAGCTCCAAACATGGGTGCTCAGCCTTCACAATTCAACAGTGGGAATTTCCTCCCACATGGAGGATCTACGGCTCCTTTCCCTTCAAACGTGGCTCAACAAACTCCAGCTGGACCTGGGTCACAATTTAACAATGGAAATTTACTTCCACAGCAAAGTTCTCTAGCCACAGTTGTCTCACCCACTTCTCACCATCTGGCAAGTGGACCAGCTCCACAGTTTAGCAATGGAAATTTTCTCCCGCAACAAGGCTCTGCTACCCCAATAGCTCACCATACCACAAGTGGGCCAACTCTACAGTTAAACAATGCAAACTTTCTCCCACAACAGGGCTCTGTTGCCCCAGCAGTCTCGCAAGCTGCTTACCATGCAACGGGACCAACTCCACAGTTTAACAATGGAAACCTTTTCCCACAACAGGGTTCTGCTGCCCCAGTAGGCTTACAAGTTGCTCATCAAAATGCAATAGGACCAACTCCACAGTTTAACAATGAAAACATTTTGCCACAAGGCTCTACTGCCCCTGTTGCTTCACAAGTTGGCTATCAAGCTTCAACTGGATCTGCTGCTCAACCTGTAACTGATGTCCTAGGCAACTTTTTTTCAAAAGGGTCAAACACATCCGTGGCATCTCAGCCAGCTCTTCCATCTTCAACAGGATCACTTGCAATAGTTCCTCAACCATCAAAGGACAAATTTGAGACCAAGTCAACAGTTTGGGCAGATACACTGAACAGAGGGCTAGTCAACTTGAATATTTCTGGCC CTAAAATCAATCCATTGTCTGACATTGGAATTGATTTTGATGCTATTAATCGCAAGGAGAAGAGAATGGAAAAACCAACAACAGCTGCTGTTACATCTACCGTCACAATGGGTAAAGCTATGGGATCTGGTTCTGGTATAGGCCGAGCAGGTGCAAGTGCTCTTAGGGCTTCTCCAAATCCTACGATGAGTCCTGGCATGGGAATGGGTGCAGGCATGAATATGGGAATGGGTATGGGCATGGGTGGAGGTCGAGGCATGGGAGGTTATGGAGGCCTGAATCAACCCATGGGAATGGGGATGGGCATGAATCAACCCATGGGAATGGGCATGAACCAACCCATGGGAATGGGAATGGGGATGGGTGTGAACCAACCCACGGGTATGGGAATGGGAATGGGGATGGGGATGGGTATGGGAATGGGAATGGGGATGGGGATGGGTATGGGGCAAGGTGGCTATACGCAACCTCCTGGATCATCCATGCCTGGTGGTTATAATGCCATGATGGGCACAGGTGGTTATACTCAACAGCCATATGGTGGAGGATATCGATGA